Proteins encoded by one window of Pseudobacteroides sp.:
- a CDS encoding phosphoserine transaminase: protein MKPAVKPQNPNFSSGPCSKYPGFKLDVLKDALLGRSHRCGIAKERLNYAVKKTREILGVPENYIIGLVPGSDTGAIEMAMWNLLGPRGVDVINFESFGKTWANDVKNQLKIENMQSISADYGYLPDLSKVNFDNDVVMTWNGTTSGVKIPNGDWIPDDRKGLTIVDATSAVFAMEIPWSKVDVLTYSWQKVLGGEGAHGMLIMSPRAVERIESYMPPWPMPKILQLRKKDKLMMDVFEGSPINTPSMLCVEDYIKALEWAESIGGLKGLIQKSNENLNEIEKFVETHDWIDFLPVSKEIRSNTSVCLKIKLDQDQLNALVKLLDKEGAAYDCKSYKDAPAGLRFWCGATVNKEDVACMLQWLEWAYGEVAKA, encoded by the coding sequence ATGAAACCTGCTGTTAAACCACAAAACCCCAATTTCTCTTCAGGTCCTTGTTCAAAGTATCCTGGATTCAAGCTTGATGTATTGAAGGATGCCCTTTTAGGAAGGTCTCACAGGTGTGGAATTGCAAAAGAAAGATTAAATTATGCCGTTAAGAAGACAAGGGAAATACTTGGAGTACCTGAGAATTATATTATTGGTCTTGTTCCGGGCTCCGATACCGGTGCTATAGAAATGGCTATGTGGAACCTTTTAGGTCCAAGAGGCGTTGATGTAATTAATTTCGAGTCTTTTGGTAAAACATGGGCCAATGATGTTAAGAACCAGCTTAAAATTGAAAATATGCAGTCCATTTCTGCAGATTATGGGTATTTACCGGATCTGTCCAAAGTCAACTTTGATAATGATGTTGTTATGACATGGAATGGAACAACTAGCGGAGTTAAAATACCAAATGGTGACTGGATTCCGGATGACAGAAAAGGATTGACGATTGTCGATGCAACCTCAGCTGTTTTCGCAATGGAAATTCCATGGAGCAAGGTGGATGTTCTAACTTACTCCTGGCAAAAGGTCTTAGGAGGAGAAGGTGCTCACGGCATGCTGATCATGTCCCCTCGTGCCGTTGAACGTATTGAATCATATATGCCGCCATGGCCAATGCCTAAAATACTCCAATTGAGAAAGAAAGATAAGCTCATGATGGATGTGTTTGAAGGCTCTCCAATAAATACTCCATCCATGCTATGCGTTGAAGATTATATTAAAGCATTGGAATGGGCAGAATCAATAGGCGGACTTAAAGGTTTGATCCAAAAAAGCAATGAAAATCTTAATGAAATAGAAAAATTTGTTGAGACCCATGATTGGATAGATTTCCTTCCGGTCAGCAAGGAGATCCGCTCCAATACATCAGTTTGCTTGAAAATAAAGCTTGATCAGGATCAGTTAAATGCCCTTGTTAAGTTATTGGATAAAGAAGGTGCTGCATATGACTGCAAATCCTACAAGGATGCACCTGCAGGCCTAAGATTCTGGTGCGGTGCTACAGTGAATAAGGAAGATGTGGCTTGCATGCTCCAATGGCTTGAATGGGCATATGGTGAAGTAGCAAAAGCTTAA
- a CDS encoding PadR family transcriptional regulator, which produces MFFDLLKNKCVLIFLYIYPVLSQLEKEGLISLNDRNDGVKRKIYEITDKGRKEFCEWLMQPFEPQPPRSELLLKLSFGNYIPKENVIEMMKDVKKRHEDKLKEYKQLEESFLNDVNTKKHPQYAYWLAPLRYGILASEAALKWCEETIENII; this is translated from the coding sequence ATGTTTTTTGACCTTCTGAAAAATAAGTGTGTTTTAATTTTCCTATATATTTATCCTGTGCTAAGCCAGCTGGAAAAAGAAGGACTTATAAGTTTGAATGACAGAAATGATGGGGTTAAGAGAAAGATATATGAAATTACCGATAAAGGCAGAAAGGAATTCTGCGAGTGGCTTATGCAGCCTTTTGAGCCTCAACCGCCCCGCTCTGAGCTGCTTTTAAAGCTGTCCTTTGGAAATTATATACCTAAGGAAAATGTAATTGAAATGATGAAAGATGTTAAAAAGCGTCATGAAGATAAACTAAAAGAATATAAGCAATTGGAGGAATCTTTTTTAAATGATGTAAATACCAAAAAACATCCTCAGTACGCTTACTGGTTAGCCCCGCTGCGTTATGGAATTTTAGCATCGGAAGCGGCACTTAAATGGTGTGAAGAGACTATAGAAAATATAATATAA
- a CDS encoding flavodoxin domain-containing protein, which translates to MSILIVYATKHGATGKCASILKERLAGDVSLHDLKSASKPDLSKYDKVIIGGSIYAGRIQKAVSEFCNENINFLKEKKLGLYICCMFMDSAEIQLKNAFPEELLNSAAVKESFGGEMIFSDMNFFEKTLTKIVTKTIAKSNPKLAGIDPKKDVSMLVEENINRFVQVMNGK; encoded by the coding sequence ATGAGTATATTAATTGTTTATGCAACTAAGCACGGTGCAACAGGCAAGTGTGCTTCTATTCTGAAAGAAAGGCTTGCTGGTGATGTTTCACTCCATGATTTAAAAAGTGCTTCAAAGCCGGATCTTTCAAAATACGATAAAGTGATCATCGGAGGCTCAATTTATGCAGGAAGGATTCAGAAAGCGGTAAGTGAGTTCTGTAATGAAAACATTAATTTCTTAAAAGAAAAAAAGCTTGGACTATACATATGCTGCATGTTTATGGATTCTGCTGAAATACAGCTTAAAAATGCATTTCCGGAAGAGCTTCTAAATAGTGCCGCAGTCAAGGAAAGCTTTGGTGGAGAAATGATATTCAGTGATATGAACTTTTTTGAAAAAACATTAACAAAAATAGTAACAAAAACAATCGCAAAAAGTAACCCCAAACTTGCTGGTATTGATCCGAAAAAAGACGTATCAATGCTTGTAGAAGAAAATATCAATAGGTTTGTACAGGTTATGAACGGTAAATAA
- a CDS encoding MarR family transcriptional regulator gives MQKFIFGSMFLLANKLQVIGDQHLQSEDMTIKQWFLTVITSQFGDNSPTLSEVAQLMGSSRQNVKQLALKLQEKDFLNIEKDGQDARATRLKLTKKCKDFWEKREDKDHKFLEDLFKDFDTEELAAMYKGFNKLHNQIEKMEKSGILIQEVEK, from the coding sequence ATGCAAAAGTTTATTTTCGGCAGTATGTTTCTTCTGGCAAACAAGCTTCAGGTGATTGGTGATCAGCATTTGCAATCGGAAGATATGACTATAAAGCAATGGTTTTTGACAGTTATAACATCACAGTTCGGCGATAACTCTCCAACCCTTAGCGAGGTTGCACAGCTGATGGGAAGCTCCAGACAAAACGTTAAGCAACTGGCTCTCAAGCTTCAGGAAAAAGATTTTCTGAATATAGAAAAGGATGGTCAGGATGCACGGGCCACCAGGCTTAAGTTGACTAAAAAATGCAAGGATTTCTGGGAAAAGCGTGAGGATAAGGACCATAAGTTTTTAGAGGATCTATTTAAAGATTTTGACACGGAAGAACTTGCAGCAATGTACAAAGGATTTAACAAGCTTCATAATCAAATTGAAAAAATGGAAAAGTCAGGTATATTGATTCAGGAGGTAGAAAAATGA
- the adhE gene encoding bifunctional acetaldehyde-CoA/alcohol dehydrogenase, which translates to MEKVKNNENQNIKQTIDILVSNAEESLNAMMDMNQEQIDTIVKEMAVAGIEKHMILAKMAIEETKRGVYEDKIIKNLFSTEYIYNSIKNEKTVGIVNENEYEDYVEVAEPVGIVAGVTPVTNPTSTTMFKAIIALKTRNPIIFAFHPSAQKCSREAARIVRDAAVDAGAPENCIQWIEEPSIEATNLLMNHPGISLILATGGAGMVQAAYSTGKPALGVGPGNVPCYIEKSANVKRAATDLILSKTFDNGMICASEQAVIVDREVSTEFEKFMQDNKCYFLNEDEIIKLSKLAIDEKKCAMNPAVVGQSAFNIAKMAGLSVPEETKILIARLEGVGPEYPLSREKLSPILAYYVADNFEDGIKKAEEMVEFGGLGHSAVIHSEDQKIIDLFSKRIKAGRLIINSPSTHGAIGDIYNTNIPSLTLGCGSYGKNSTTANVSAVNLINKKRVARRRINMQWFKIPGKIYFEYGSTQYLKDMPDITRAFIVTDPYMVKLGYVDKVLYYLRKRQNYVHSEIFSNVEPDPSIETVLKGKEAMDNFKPDVIIALGGGSAIDAAKGMWLYYEHPELDFNVLKLKFMDIRKRVFTYPNLGSKTKMVAIPTTSGTGSEVTSFAVITDKDNNIKYPLADYELTPDVAIIDPEFVMTVPASITADTGMDVLTHAIESYVSIMASDFTDGLAMKAIQLVFEYLPLAYKDGSNSLAREKMHNASCIAGMAFTNAFLGINHSLAHKLGGEFHVPHGRANAVLLPYVIEYNAQKPTKFVSFPKYETFIADKKYAEIARFLGLPASTTEEGVKSLVKAVRDLMRKIDIPMTIAECKVDKKKFMAKVSELADRAFEDQCTTANPRMPLVKELEDIYIKAYNG; encoded by the coding sequence ATGGAAAAGGTAAAAAACAATGAAAACCAAAATATAAAGCAAACCATTGATATACTTGTTTCGAATGCTGAGGAATCATTGAACGCAATGATGGACATGAACCAGGAACAGATAGACACCATTGTAAAGGAAATGGCAGTAGCAGGAATCGAAAAGCATATGATCCTGGCCAAAATGGCCATTGAAGAAACTAAAAGAGGAGTATATGAAGATAAAATTATTAAAAACCTCTTTTCTACAGAGTACATCTATAACAGCATAAAAAATGAAAAAACTGTTGGAATAGTTAATGAAAATGAGTATGAGGATTACGTAGAAGTTGCTGAGCCTGTGGGTATTGTTGCCGGCGTAACACCGGTTACCAACCCAACATCAACCACTATGTTCAAAGCTATCATAGCATTAAAAACAAGAAACCCCATAATATTTGCATTCCACCCATCAGCACAAAAATGCAGCAGAGAAGCTGCAAGGATTGTTAGAGATGCTGCCGTTGATGCGGGAGCTCCGGAAAATTGCATTCAATGGATTGAAGAACCCTCCATAGAAGCAACCAACCTTCTTATGAACCATCCAGGAATTTCTCTCATACTTGCAACTGGTGGAGCAGGAATGGTCCAGGCTGCATACAGCACCGGAAAACCTGCCCTTGGAGTCGGTCCTGGTAACGTGCCCTGCTACATTGAAAAGAGTGCAAACGTTAAAAGAGCCGCAACAGATCTCATTCTATCCAAAACCTTTGATAATGGTATGATTTGTGCTTCCGAGCAGGCTGTTATTGTTGACAGGGAGGTTTCTACAGAATTTGAAAAGTTCATGCAGGATAACAAGTGTTATTTTCTAAATGAAGATGAAATTATAAAGCTTTCAAAGCTGGCTATAGACGAGAAAAAATGTGCCATGAATCCGGCGGTTGTAGGCCAGTCTGCATTTAACATTGCAAAAATGGCGGGCTTATCTGTACCTGAAGAAACGAAAATACTTATTGCAAGACTGGAAGGGGTCGGCCCTGAGTATCCCCTGTCAAGAGAGAAGCTCAGCCCCATACTTGCCTACTATGTGGCAGATAACTTTGAGGATGGTATAAAGAAAGCTGAAGAAATGGTTGAATTCGGTGGCCTTGGTCACTCTGCGGTAATTCACTCCGAAGATCAGAAAATAATTGACCTTTTCTCAAAGAGGATAAAAGCTGGAAGACTTATAATAAATTCACCATCTACCCATGGTGCAATAGGTGATATTTACAATACAAATATACCGTCCCTTACATTAGGCTGCGGTTCATATGGGAAGAATTCCACAACTGCAAACGTATCCGCTGTAAACCTCATCAACAAAAAACGCGTAGCAAGGAGAAGGATTAATATGCAATGGTTTAAAATCCCCGGCAAAATTTATTTTGAATATGGCTCTACACAGTACTTAAAAGATATGCCTGACATTACCAGAGCCTTTATTGTTACCGATCCATATATGGTTAAGCTGGGTTATGTTGATAAGGTTCTTTATTACTTGAGAAAACGACAGAATTATGTTCACAGCGAGATCTTTTCAAACGTTGAGCCTGACCCTTCAATTGAGACCGTTTTGAAAGGCAAGGAGGCAATGGACAATTTCAAGCCTGATGTAATAATAGCTTTAGGAGGCGGCTCGGCAATAGACGCCGCAAAGGGAATGTGGCTTTATTATGAACATCCGGAGCTGGACTTTAATGTACTGAAGCTTAAGTTTATGGATATCAGAAAGAGGGTATTCACTTATCCGAATTTGGGCAGCAAAACCAAAATGGTTGCTATACCTACAACATCGGGTACTGGTTCTGAAGTTACATCCTTCGCTGTTATTACAGACAAAGACAATAATATAAAATATCCTTTAGCGGATTATGAGTTAACACCTGATGTTGCTATAATAGACCCTGAGTTTGTAATGACCGTTCCTGCTTCAATCACAGCAGATACCGGCATGGATGTCCTAACACACGCTATTGAATCCTATGTTTCAATAATGGCATCTGATTTCACCGATGGTCTTGCAATGAAGGCGATTCAATTAGTCTTTGAGTATTTGCCTTTAGCTTACAAAGACGGCAGCAACAGCCTGGCCCGTGAGAAAATGCATAATGCATCATGCATAGCCGGAATGGCATTTACAAATGCCTTCCTTGGAATCAATCACAGCCTTGCACACAAGCTAGGAGGAGAATTCCATGTTCCTCACGGTAGAGCAAATGCAGTACTACTCCCTTATGTTATAGAATATAACGCTCAAAAGCCTACAAAGTTTGTTTCATTTCCTAAGTACGAAACATTTATAGCCGATAAAAAGTATGCAGAAATAGCAAGGTTTTTGGGATTACCCGCATCAACTACAGAAGAAGGCGTAAAGAGCCTGGTTAAAGCAGTACGTGACTTAATGAGAAAAATTGATATTCCAATGACAATTGCAGAATGCAAAGTGGATAAGAAAAAATTTATGGCCAAGGTTTCAGAGCTGGCGGACCGTGCTTTTGAAGATCAGTGTACTACTGCAAACCCAAGAATGCCTCTTGTAAAAGAGTTGGAGGACATTTACATCAAGGCATACAACGGTTAA
- a CDS encoding macrolide family glycosyltransferase, translating to MAKVLFINGNVHGHINPTLPVVKELVKAGEEVWYFSTKEFKEKIEAAGARFVDYGSRMYELFQAFKPSGNHPFYTLIEFMLEMDRLAISLITENAAGEDYNYIIHDSMFGGGSVLAKLLNIPAICSCTSFAMNRLPMPPHMFEPGYNPQLDNLYGKVKEASKECGTQKLDIMDIFFKKERLNIVYTSKMFQPESESFDDSFRFVGPSIAEREECLDFKIDKEGNKPVIYISLGTINNRCVDFYKKSIEAFKDENWRVIMSVGNKTDLGLLGDIPDNFIVRNYVPQLEVLKICDVSISHGGLNSVGEALYYGVPVISIPQVNDQYMVSRQLVKLGAGLELKMEDITVNILKDSVKSVMSDKGYKACSTEIGRSFIEAGGYKAAASFILDFIKEM from the coding sequence ATGGCAAAGGTGCTGTTTATAAATGGAAATGTTCATGGCCACATAAATCCCACGCTGCCGGTGGTTAAAGAATTGGTAAAAGCGGGGGAGGAGGTTTGGTATTTTTCTACAAAGGAATTTAAGGAGAAGATTGAGGCTGCCGGTGCTCGATTTGTAGACTATGGAAGCCGGATGTATGAGCTTTTCCAAGCCTTTAAACCCAGTGGCAATCATCCTTTCTATACACTTATAGAATTTATGTTGGAAATGGATAGGTTGGCAATTTCTCTGATCACAGAAAATGCTGCGGGTGAAGATTATAACTACATAATACATGATTCTATGTTTGGAGGAGGAAGTGTGTTGGCAAAATTGCTGAATATTCCTGCAATATGTTCCTGTACTTCCTTTGCCATGAACAGGCTTCCCATGCCGCCTCATATGTTCGAGCCAGGCTACAATCCTCAGTTGGATAATTTGTATGGAAAGGTAAAAGAGGCATCTAAGGAATGTGGTACTCAAAAGCTTGACATCATGGATATTTTCTTCAAAAAGGAAAGATTGAACATTGTTTATACATCAAAAATGTTTCAGCCTGAATCGGAGAGCTTTGATGACAGCTTCAGGTTTGTTGGACCGTCCATAGCTGAAAGGGAAGAGTGCTTGGACTTCAAAATAGATAAAGAGGGAAATAAACCAGTCATTTATATATCCCTGGGAACAATAAATAACCGATGTGTAGATTTTTATAAAAAGTCAATAGAGGCCTTTAAGGATGAAAACTGGAGGGTAATTATGTCAGTAGGTAATAAAACTGATTTAGGGTTGCTAGGTGACATACCGGATAACTTCATAGTACGGAATTATGTACCTCAGCTTGAGGTGTTGAAAATATGTGATGTTTCTATTAGTCATGGAGGCCTTAACAGTGTAGGTGAGGCATTATATTATGGTGTACCTGTTATATCCATCCCTCAGGTAAATGATCAATATATGGTCAGCAGACAACTGGTAAAACTCGGGGCTGGGCTGGAGCTCAAGATGGAGGACATCACAGTGAATATTTTAAAAGATTCGGTTAAGAGTGTTATGTCCGATAAAGGCTATAAAGCATGCAGTACTGAGATAGGCAGGTCATTTATTGAGGCTGGAGGCTATAAGGCAGCAGCAAGCTTTATATTGGATTTTATAAAAGAGATGTAG
- a CDS encoding YjdF family protein, whose amino-acid sequence MNIKLTVFFEGPFWAGVFERVEDGFLETSRVVFDTEPKDYEVYSYLLKSYSKLVFSRPVPIDCREEKMIKLEMKQEKRKRKKGDIDYLLSISRNILGKVERYEEWNHCLRHSFIRENLNKKPEDVWLVLLFLSHFI is encoded by the coding sequence ATGAATATTAAACTAACAGTGTTCTTTGAAGGACCTTTTTGGGCTGGGGTTTTTGAAAGAGTCGAGGATGGATTTCTTGAAACCTCAAGGGTTGTTTTTGATACAGAGCCAAAAGACTATGAGGTTTATTCCTATTTGCTCAAAAGCTATTCTAAACTGGTTTTTAGTAGACCTGTGCCAATTGATTGCAGGGAGGAGAAGATGATTAAGCTTGAAATGAAACAGGAAAAAAGAAAGAGAAAAAAAGGGGACATTGACTACTTATTATCAATCTCTAGGAACATATTAGGCAAGGTTGAAAGATATGAAGAGTGGAATCACTGCCTAAGACATAGTTTTATTCGCGAAAATCTCAATAAAAAGCCTGAAGATGTTTGGCTGGTTTTGTTATTTTTATCACATTTCATATAA
- a CDS encoding LysR family transcriptional regulator — protein sequence MMINTELYKTFYIVAKEGSITKASEILFITQPAVSRAIQQLEEKSGCSLFFRTPKGVKLTKEGQVLYKYIEQAFNFIYLGEKKLEEIKTLEQGEFTIGVGDTVCKHYLIPHLKEFNRTYPGVRIHIVNHTTPVIIDMLKKGKIDLGIANLPIDEAEYKELIVHNIMEIQDCFVVGEKFKKLSQGPVSISDLVKFPMLLLEKESNSRIYIEKYLAKNNIVIRPEIELGNFELLVRFAMIDFGVACVIKNFVTYELDRNFLYEITLKEQIPPRNLGVVYLNSIPLSAAAGKFLSFLSP from the coding sequence ATGATGATAAATACTGAGTTATATAAAACTTTTTATATAGTTGCTAAAGAAGGGAGTATCACAAAGGCATCGGAGATTTTGTTCATTACTCAGCCTGCTGTTAGTCGTGCAATTCAGCAGCTTGAGGAGAAAAGCGGGTGTTCACTTTTCTTTAGAACACCTAAGGGTGTTAAGCTTACTAAAGAGGGACAGGTTCTGTATAAATATATAGAACAGGCATTTAACTTTATATACCTAGGTGAGAAAAAATTAGAAGAAATAAAGACCTTAGAACAAGGAGAATTCACAATAGGAGTTGGCGATACGGTATGCAAGCATTATCTTATTCCCCATCTAAAGGAGTTTAACCGTACCTACCCGGGGGTCAGGATTCATATAGTAAATCATACCACGCCGGTAATAATAGACATGCTTAAAAAGGGCAAGATAGATTTAGGAATAGCGAACCTTCCTATAGATGAGGCTGAGTATAAGGAATTGATTGTTCATAATATAATGGAGATACAGGATTGCTTTGTGGTTGGAGAAAAGTTCAAAAAGCTTTCCCAAGGACCGGTATCTATCTCTGATTTGGTGAAGTTTCCCATGCTTCTTTTGGAAAAAGAGAGCAATTCAAGGATATATATAGAAAAATACCTTGCTAAAAACAATATTGTAATTCGGCCTGAAATAGAGCTGGGGAATTTTGAGCTGCTGGTCCGATTTGCAATGATAGATTTTGGTGTGGCTTGTGTAATCAAAAATTTTGTTACTTATGAGCTGGATAGGAACTTTTTATATGAAATTACATTAAAGGAGCAAATTCCACCAAGAAATTTAGGAGTGGTGTATCTAAATTCCATACCTTTATCAGCTGCTGCAGGGAAATTCCTATCGTTCTTGAGCCCTTAA
- a CDS encoding chemotaxis protein CheW — MAQILEEALEIGEDAQKGKYLTFALGGDEYGIEIRHVTEIIGLQVITEVPEFTGYLKGIINLRGKIIPVIDVRLRFRKEEKDYNDRTCTIVIQVKGISVGLIVDNVAEVLSISQENIVPPPNLSSDYQNKFIKGIGKIDSSVKLILDCDSLLSDFAMKTVTLMDDFSC, encoded by the coding sequence ATGGCACAGATATTGGAAGAAGCTTTGGAAATTGGAGAAGATGCACAGAAGGGAAAGTACCTGACATTTGCACTTGGTGGGGATGAGTACGGGATAGAAATCAGGCATGTAACTGAAATAATAGGATTGCAGGTGATTACAGAGGTGCCTGAATTCACCGGCTATTTAAAAGGAATTATTAACCTGCGGGGAAAGATCATTCCGGTGATTGACGTAAGGCTTAGGTTTAGAAAGGAGGAAAAGGATTATAATGACAGGACTTGTACAATAGTAATTCAGGTAAAGGGCATTTCTGTGGGATTAATTGTAGATAATGTAGCAGAGGTATTATCAATCTCTCAAGAAAACATTGTTCCGCCACCAAATTTATCTAGCGATTACCAAAATAAGTTTATAAAAGGTATAGGCAAGATTGATAGCAGTGTGAAACTGATTTTGGACTGTGACAGTCTGCTAAGTGACTTCGCTATGAAGACAGTAACGTTAATGGATGACTTTAGCTGTTAA